The Coccidioides posadasii str. Silveira chromosome 3, complete sequence genome contains a region encoding:
- a CDS encoding uncharacterized protein (EggNog:ENOG410PQNS~COG:O~BUSCO:16241at33183): MSIPNEALQKLVQEIESQAIASQQQIGLVKSQITSKQREVRLLELTSSEVGQVPKGTNVYEGVGKMFVATPIDNVNKRLSDEQKGLKTDITNLEKRLHYLETTFKNSQNQIEQIFRSGGRS; this comes from the exons ATGTCCATTCCCaatgaagctcttcaaaAG CTAGTCCAAGAGATTGAATCTCAAGCCATTGCCTCGCAGCAGCAGATCGGCCTGGTCAAGTCCCAAATCACATCGAAGCAGCGAGAGGTACGCCTCCTGGAACTCACTTCGAGCGAGGTGGGCCAAGTTCCGAAGGGAACCAATGTATACGAAGGTGTTGGTAAAAT GTTCGTCGCGACGCCTATCGATAATGTCAATAAACGATTGTCAGATGAGCAGAAGGGATTGAAGACGGATATCACGAATCTCGAGAAGAGACTACATTATTTGGAGACGACATTTAAAAATAGCCAGAACCAGATCGAGCAGATTTTCCGGAGTGGCGGGAGATCGTGA